One Thermoanaerobacter pseudethanolicus ATCC 33223 genomic window, TGGCAGGGATATAATATTGTGGTGGTAGGAGATGGGAACGGAGGACATGTTTCAATAGGCTATTTTACCGATGATTTTAGCGATGTTGGAATTACAGATATCGCATTAGGCACCACTTATACACGTATAAGCTCATCAGCAGCACCAGTAAACGCAGGAGAAACATCACCTGAAACAGGCTTTATAATCGGTACAACACATGAGCCTAACAAAACCGCAGATGGCTATCTTTACAGAATTAGATTTAGTGATTTATTCAATGTCATTTCATCTTCAACAATATCTTCAAGAACAGACATCTTAAAATTAGGCAGCACAGGAAATGGAGTTAAGATACTTCAAGAAACGCTTAATATTATAGGCTATTCTCTTGTTGAAGATGGACAATTTGGTTCAGGAACTGAAGCAGCAGTCAGAGATTTTCAAAGTAAAAATGGGCTTACGGTAGATGGAATAGTCGGACCACAAACGTGGCAAAAGCTTGGGAGTAAATTAACAAGAACTTATATAAGACCTGTATATCAATGGAACTATGCATGGGGAATAAATATTTCAAAAGCCTATGCTGGTGCAGGCATAGGTATTCCAGCAAGTTTTTCAGTAGACGGCTCAAACGCCTACTTCACTGATGTGCTTGGTGGTATCTACAAAATAAATAATATCTTCAGCAGCACCTTAAATCTTACAGTAAACGGAAACCTTAGGAATACAAACAACCTTGTTAACCATTCCCCAGCTGTAGACGATAGATATTTATACATTCCATATTATTATTCAGATAGTTCAAAACAACACGGAAAAATTGTTGTTTTAGATAAAAATAATTTAAATGTTATAAAACAAATAGATTTTTCTTCCTCCAGTTTAAAATCTCAACTACCTAATTCTCCAAACTATATCGTATATTCTGCTGTTTCTGTCGGAGCAGACAGAATATATGCTAATGTAGGAAATTATTTTGTCACGATCAAAAAATCTGACTGGACAATAGATGGAGATGGAACAATACAATTAAATGCTCCAGCTACAGGAGAAGTTTCTATAGCACACGGTTTAGTTGCAACAGAAACTTCTGATGGAATATACGTATATTACCTTGCGAAAAATGGTATAGATTTGGCAATTACAAACGTAAATCCAATAGGCTATATGGAGCCAAATAAAAATTACACTGTGCAGGTCACAGTAAGTTTAGGTAATAGTTCAACAAGTATTCCTGCAACAGTAGCCTTATATGATGCAGGAAGTTTTAATTTCAATACAGTTATAACCGGAGACCCTGTAAGACTCAATACTGCAAATGCTGTAGCAAGTGCACAAATCACTTTAAGTCCCAACAGTTCTCAAACAGTCAATTTAAGCTTTACAGGGACAAGTTCAGATAGAAACTTAATAGCAGTAGTACAGCCCAATCCACCATCAAATCCAGACTCTTATTTGCAGTACTGGGATTATAATCAAACAAACAATACAAGGCAGTTTACTGCACCTGCAAAAAGGTTGGTGGATTTATATGTCACTAATCTTAATGCAGGAACTTCAAACATGGTAGGAGGGCACACCTACACAGGTTCAGTAGTAGTAGGACTCCAAAATGCTTCTTTTATATCAGGATATCCAGTTACGGGAACATTAAAGATATATGATGCAGCTAATCCATCTTCGCCATTCAAAACTCAAACAGTGTCATTTACAAGCAATACTACACAGACAGTCAGTTTTAACTACACAGGAAAATCGTCTGATATGATACTAGTAGCAGAAATATCATTAGCAAGTGCTGATAAATATTATGAGACTAACCTTTCCAATAATAAGATACAAACACTTGTTAAAGCGAACAATGGAGTGGATTTATATATTGCAAGCATAAATCCGGGAACTACCTATGTAGTCCCTGATGAAACCTACACAGGCTCTGTAACAGTGGGACTGCAGAAAAGCTATGCATTCCCTGTTAATGGTGTTGTAAAAGTTTATGACAAAGCTGATTCTTCTGTGTTTTTAACAAAATCTGTGCAGTTTAACAGTAACTCCACACAGACATTCAGCTTCAGCTATCCTGGAAAAAATACTGACATTACTCTGGTAGCTGAAATACAATTAACAGATACAAATAAATATGATTTAGACTTAAGCAACAACAAAAAGGAAGTTACAGTGCCTTATTCGTCAGAAATGGATAAGCTAAGAGGTACTGTAACAATATCAAAAACACCTCAATATGTGTTTACTAACAAGCACACGAGAGAAGACGGCTCTGTCTGCGATATGACTCTGAACATTTCATACACCTTTAACAAAAAAATCACCAGCATAAGAGCAGTACACGTGATAAACAGGTATCAAAATAAGGGTGTACTTTATGTAGAGCCTTATTCGGTTATAAAAAATATAGGTGACGTTACAGGAAGCGCAGTAATGAAGTTCCAGTATGATAAACCAGGAGATGAGAATTCAACACTGTATATTTACTTCACTGCTGAAGATGGAAAAACAGCCGAAGTACAGCTTAAAATCCCTGTAAATGGCTTTTATGCAGACTCAAAATTTAATCTTCCTGATCCACAGTGGAAAAAGTCAGAGCAAGATAACTGGACGGTGATTTTTAAATGAAAATACTAATCTTACTAATTCTATTTTTTGCAGCTGTAGAAGACATAAAAAAGATGGAGGTAGGATACATCTACCCTGCCTCCATCTTAATTCTTTCTTTTATAAATGTATTATTAAATCCTTATATAAATCTAAATTTTATGCTGCTTAATTCTCTTTTAATATTCATTGTTCTTTTTCTTTTCTGGCTTTTAGGAGGAATAGGCGGAGGGGACGTAAAAATTTTGACTGCTCTGGCTTTCTATGCAGGTTTTAAGATATGGGATATCCTTTTATTTTCTTCTTTAATTTTTCTCCTGTACTCCCTTGCTCTTCGTAAATTCAAAGCAAAGATACCTTTTATGCCTGCCGTTGTTGCTGGAACGCTTTTAAGCTTTTTGTAAATTTTCAATAAAAGAAAGGAGAAGAGCTTTTGGAGGACCTTATAAAACACCAATACAGCGTTGGAGTACTGTGCAGGAATATTGGAATTTACATTGGTCTGCCTTTAAAAGAAATTAAACTTCTTGAGACTGCAGCCTTTTTTCATGATATTGGGAAGTTATTTGTACCAAAAAGTTTGCTTAACAAGAAGGAACCTCTATCAAT contains:
- a CDS encoding peptidoglycan-binding domain-containing protein encodes the protein MSKIKVNKRKIIVFTVIGILLLAFILKGLAYMDIISFGFNQNRTRYNYEMYGGIAATQVTSTTRAKLGWYVTGLGQSLSQPLIISPKELGINASQPIVIAFNGNNLYAYESISPYSKSLYDFNTSTSPYTFTPKIVPNSNKKWGPLPVYGSSTVPANPSGSHPTYYVSPNGNKYIAAGSKDGYVFIYQIINGSPVLKVRINTTTGGGTDIVSAPLMMRWQGYNIVVVGDGNGGHVSIGYFTDDFSDVGITDIALGTTYTRISSSAAPVNAGETSPETGFIIGTTHEPNKTADGYLYRIRFSDLFNVISSSTISSRTDILKLGSTGNGVKILQETLNIIGYSLVEDGQFGSGTEAAVRDFQSKNGLTVDGIVGPQTWQKLGSKLTRTYIRPVYQWNYAWGINISKAYAGAGIGIPASFSVDGSNAYFTDVLGGIYKINNIFSSTLNLTVNGNLRNTNNLVNHSPAVDDRYLYIPYYYSDSSKQHGKIVVLDKNNLNVIKQIDFSSSSLKSQLPNSPNYIVYSAVSVGADRIYANVGNYFVTIKKSDWTIDGDGTIQLNAPATGEVSIAHGLVATETSDGIYVYYLAKNGIDLAITNVNPIGYMEPNKNYTVQVTVSLGNSSTSIPATVALYDAGSFNFNTVITGDPVRLNTANAVASAQITLSPNSSQTVNLSFTGTSSDRNLIAVVQPNPPSNPDSYLQYWDYNQTNNTRQFTAPAKRLVDLYVTNLNAGTSNMVGGHTYTGSVVVGLQNASFISGYPVTGTLKIYDAANPSSPFKTQTVSFTSNTTQTVSFNYTGKSSDMILVAEISLASADKYYETNLSNNKIQTLVKANNGVDLYIASINPGTTYVVPDETYTGSVTVGLQKSYAFPVNGVVKVYDKADSSVFLTKSVQFNSNSTQTFSFSYPGKNTDITLVAEIQLTDTNKYDLDLSNNKKEVTVPYSSEMDKLRGTVTISKTPQYVFTNKHTREDGSVCDMTLNISYTFNKKITSIRAVHVINRYQNKGVLYVEPYSVIKNIGDVTGSAVMKFQYDKPGDENSTLYIYFTAEDGKTAEVQLKIPVNGFYADSKFNLPDPQWKKSEQDNWTVIFK
- a CDS encoding prepilin peptidase — encoded protein: MKILILLILFFAAVEDIKKMEVGYIYPASILILSFINVLLNPYINLNFMLLNSLLIFIVLFLFWLLGGIGGGDVKILTALAFYAGFKIWDILLFSSLIFLLYSLALRKFKAKIPFMPAVVAGTLLSFL